A region of Subdoligranulum variabile DNA encodes the following proteins:
- a CDS encoding glycosyltransferase family 2 protein yields MLVTVITVAYNSEKTIARTIESVLHQSYDDIEYILVDGASRDGTVEVARRYEAAFRETPGRSLTILSEPDKGMYDALNKGARMAHGEIVGQINADDWYEKDAVQIMADLYRREGYDAAWGSIRIRKASGDMIKHARIGRLWTTSGWCHPGMFSRRSILLQYPYALESMYDDFDYITTVYRAGKKVITTDAVIANFTFGGMSTQKSWKEVMRRVNITYSIYRKHGMSRLYWFHRLALETAKYILG; encoded by the coding sequence ATGCTTGTGACCGTCATCACCGTGGCCTATAACAGCGAAAAGACCATTGCCCGGACCATCGAGTCCGTCCTGCACCAGAGCTACGACGACATCGAATACATCCTTGTGGACGGCGCCTCCCGGGACGGCACGGTGGAGGTGGCCCGGCGCTATGAGGCGGCCTTCCGCGAGACGCCGGGGCGCAGCCTGACCATCCTTTCGGAGCCGGACAAGGGCATGTACGACGCCCTGAACAAGGGCGCCCGGATGGCCCACGGCGAGATCGTGGGCCAGATCAACGCCGACGACTGGTACGAAAAGGACGCCGTACAGATCATGGCCGACCTCTACCGCAGGGAAGGCTATGATGCAGCATGGGGAAGCATCCGCATCCGGAAAGCCTCCGGCGATATGATCAAGCACGCCCGCATCGGCCGGCTGTGGACCACATCCGGCTGGTGCCATCCCGGCATGTTCAGCCGCCGCAGCATCCTGCTGCAGTACCCCTATGCCCTGGAAAGCATGTACGACGATTTTGACTACATCACTACGGTCTACCGGGCGGGCAAAAAGGTCATCACCACGGATGCCGTCATCGCCAACTTTACCTTTGGCGGCATGAGCACCCAAAAATCCTGGAAAGAGGTGATGCGCCGGGTGAATATCACCTACAGCATCTACCGCAAGCACGGTATGAGCCGCCTGTACTGGTTTCATCGTCTGGCCCTGGAAACGGCCAAATACATCCTGGGGTGA
- a CDS encoding glycosyltransferase family 4 protein, with product MKIVEIEDFFHPNAGYQINILSKYFVKHGHEVTIVTASADRMPPQLAAFFGVDNIEAYDREYTRTTGVQIIRLPIYGFVSNRAIFTPELRRTVDGLQPDILFAHDNDTASAMQFIARLGHLPYAFVTDSHMLAMASVNRFNKLFHGFYRRVLAPRLIRYQIPVIRTQDDPYVEQVLGVPLQQAPWISFGSDTLLFHPDADARQKFRREHQIPDDAFVLLYAGKLDESKGGRLLAEALQQPLPARRPVVCLVVGNTAGDAYGREVEALLKASQNRILRFPTQRYMDLAPFYQAADLAVFPKQCSLSFYDAQACGLPVLSEDNNINVDRNAHGNGLCFASGSVEDFRQKLQQMLDLPPEDYRRMSRQACDFIKQEYDYEQKAREYEQILQASLDAYRAGKQRR from the coding sequence ATGAAAATCGTGGAGATCGAGGATTTTTTTCACCCCAATGCCGGGTATCAGATCAACATCCTGTCGAAATATTTTGTGAAGCACGGCCATGAAGTGACCATCGTGACCGCCAGCGCCGACCGCATGCCTCCCCAGCTGGCGGCCTTTTTCGGCGTGGACAACATCGAAGCCTACGACCGGGAATACACCCGCACCACCGGGGTGCAGATCATCCGGCTGCCCATCTACGGATTCGTCAGCAACCGCGCCATCTTCACGCCGGAACTGCGCAGGACCGTGGACGGCCTGCAGCCCGACATCCTGTTTGCCCACGATAACGATACGGCCTCCGCCATGCAGTTTATCGCCCGGCTGGGTCATCTGCCCTATGCCTTCGTCACCGACAGCCACATGCTGGCCATGGCGTCGGTGAACCGGTTCAACAAGCTGTTCCACGGGTTCTACCGCCGGGTCCTGGCGCCCCGCCTCATCCGGTATCAGATCCCCGTCATCCGCACCCAGGATGATCCCTACGTGGAGCAGGTGCTGGGCGTCCCGCTGCAGCAGGCCCCGTGGATCTCCTTCGGGTCGGACACGCTGCTGTTCCACCCGGACGCCGACGCCCGGCAGAAATTCCGCAGGGAACACCAGATCCCCGACGATGCCTTTGTGCTCCTGTATGCCGGCAAACTGGACGAGTCCAAGGGCGGCCGCCTGCTGGCAGAAGCGCTGCAGCAGCCCCTGCCCGCCCGCCGGCCGGTGGTCTGCCTGGTGGTGGGCAATACCGCCGGTGATGCATACGGCCGCGAGGTGGAAGCCCTGCTGAAGGCATCCCAAAACCGGATCCTGCGCTTTCCCACCCAGCGCTACATGGATCTGGCTCCCTTCTACCAGGCCGCCGATCTGGCGGTCTTCCCCAAGCAGTGCAGCCTGAGCTTCTACGACGCCCAGGCCTGCGGCCTGCCCGTCCTGTCGGAGGACAACAACATCAATGTGGACCGCAATGCCCACGGCAACGGCCTCTGCTTTGCGTCGGGCAGCGTGGAGGACTTCCGGCAAAAGCTCCAGCAGATGCTGGACCTGCCTCCGGAGGACTACCGCCGGATGTCCCGGCAGGCCTGTGACTTCATCAAGCAGGAATACGACTACGAACAGAAGGCCCGGGAGTACGAGCAGATCCTGCAGGCCTCCCTGGATGCCTACCGCGCCGGCAAGCAGCGGCGCTGA
- a CDS encoding glycosyltransferase, whose translation MKILFINEVCGITSTGRITCELADKLTAEGHECRIAYGRKGQVPERWQHYGVRIGGDWDVRLHALQTRLFDLCGFGSAAPTRRFLAWADTFDPDLIWIHNLHGYYIQVELLFAWLKSRPQTPVRWTLHDCWAFTGHCTHFAAVGCEQWKTGCRHCRQLDQYPKCSGISHVDRNYARKKAAFTGVPRLTIQTPSQWLADLVKQSFLQEYPVTVEYNTVDPAVFRPTPGDFRARYGLQDKVIVLGVANVWSERKGLADFVRLAAALGEKYQVVLVGVSEQQRKKLPARILALPKTANARELAQIYTAADFFFNPTYEDTYPTVNLEAEACGTPVITYATGGAPETIHRPDSVLVAPGDLDRVAACLQGRDTV comes from the coding sequence ATGAAGATACTGTTCATCAATGAGGTCTGCGGCATCACCAGCACCGGCCGCATCACCTGCGAACTGGCGGACAAGCTCACCGCCGAAGGCCATGAGTGCCGCATCGCCTACGGGCGCAAGGGACAGGTGCCGGAGCGCTGGCAGCACTACGGGGTGCGCATCGGCGGCGACTGGGACGTGCGCCTGCACGCCCTGCAGACCCGCCTGTTCGACCTGTGCGGCTTCGGCTCCGCCGCACCCACCCGGCGGTTCCTGGCCTGGGCCGATACGTTCGATCCCGACCTGATCTGGATCCACAATCTCCACGGCTACTACATCCAGGTGGAGCTGCTGTTCGCCTGGCTCAAGAGCCGGCCGCAGACGCCGGTGCGCTGGACGCTGCACGATTGCTGGGCCTTTACGGGGCACTGCACCCATTTTGCCGCGGTGGGCTGCGAACAATGGAAGACCGGCTGCCGGCACTGCCGGCAGCTGGACCAGTATCCCAAATGCAGCGGGATCAGCCATGTGGACCGCAACTATGCCCGAAAAAAGGCGGCGTTTACCGGGGTGCCCCGGCTGACCATCCAGACCCCCAGCCAATGGCTGGCGGACCTGGTCAAACAGAGTTTCCTGCAGGAGTATCCCGTGACGGTGGAATACAACACGGTGGATCCTGCCGTTTTCCGGCCCACGCCCGGCGATTTCCGCGCCCGGTATGGCCTGCAGGACAAGGTCATCGTCCTGGGGGTGGCCAACGTCTGGAGCGAGAGAAAGGGCCTGGCGGACTTCGTGCGCCTGGCGGCAGCGCTGGGGGAAAAATACCAGGTGGTGCTGGTGGGCGTCAGCGAACAGCAGCGGAAGAAGCTGCCCGCCCGGATCCTGGCGCTGCCCAAGACCGCCAACGCCCGGGAACTGGCCCAGATCTATACGGCGGCGGATTTCTTTTTCAATCCCACCTATGAGGATACCTACCCCACCGTGAATCTTGAGGCGGAGGCCTGCGGCACCCCGGTGATCACCTACGCCACAGGGGGCGCCCCTGAAACCATCCATCGGCCGGATTCCGTCCTGGTGGCGCCGGGGGATCTGGACCGGGTGGCGGCCTGTCTGCAGGGCCGGGATACTGTCTGA
- a CDS encoding polysaccharide deacetylase family protein has translation MRIIFCWDDGALQDQKLFALHEKYELPGMFFVPTSNREGREVLTPAMIRQARSPWVAFGGHTHSHVYLTQIPAEQIEPEISANQNYLQEVLGEPIAHFCLPGGKYKREMLPLLYRYFRTVRTADTMCFRNRGPLYRPALHFYPRGVKSLLGNALRNHSFPEARLVWARRREPYFTLLRELLQYEEPRNDAMVMIWGHSWEIEELQLWEELEALFALCSTRYRSCCIPYDAIDAAGGPAAL, from the coding sequence ATGCGGATCATCTTTTGTTGGGATGACGGCGCGCTGCAGGATCAGAAACTGTTTGCGCTCCATGAAAAATACGAGCTGCCCGGCATGTTCTTCGTGCCCACCTCCAACCGTGAGGGCCGGGAGGTGCTGACGCCCGCCATGATCCGGCAGGCCCGGTCCCCGTGGGTCGCCTTCGGCGGACACACCCACAGCCATGTCTATCTGACCCAGATCCCGGCGGAACAGATCGAGCCGGAGATCTCGGCCAACCAGAACTACCTGCAGGAGGTGCTGGGGGAGCCCATCGCCCATTTCTGCCTCCCCGGAGGAAAATACAAGCGGGAGATGCTGCCGCTCCTGTACCGCTACTTCCGCACGGTGCGCACGGCGGATACCATGTGCTTCCGCAACCGGGGACCGCTGTACCGGCCCGCGCTGCACTTCTACCCCCGCGGGGTGAAAAGCCTGCTGGGCAACGCCCTGCGCAACCACAGCTTCCCCGAGGCCCGGCTGGTCTGGGCCCGCCGCCGGGAACCCTATTTCACCCTGCTGCGGGAACTGCTGCAGTATGAGGAACCCCGGAACGACGCCATGGTCATGATCTGGGGACACAGCTGGGAGATCGAGGAACTCCAGCTCTGGGAAGAACTGGAGGCACTGTTTGCCCTGTGCAGCACCCGCTACCGGTCCTGCTGCATCCCCTACGACGCCATCGACGCGGCCGGCGGTCCCGCCGCCCTGTAA